The following is a genomic window from Amycolatopsis cihanbeyliensis.
GGACCCGAGCCAAGTGGGCGCCGACCGACACCTGAGACTCTAAAACAGCAATGCAAACAGCAGTGTGGTTCTATAGAGTGAAAGTTGCGTTGCAACCAGACTTACTACGATTGGGTGATGCGGGGATGGCAGGTCGTTCCGGCAGACTGCGCGCCATGGTTGAGGAAGACTCCACGCCGGTCATCCAGCGGCTGACCTTCGGCGAGCGCGCACGGCAGCACCGCGAGGCGGCCGGGATCGAGTTCGGCGAGGCCGACCGGCAGCTCGGCGGCTACTCCGGGAAGCTGTCGAAGATCGAGAACGGGATCATCGCGGCCAAGCCGGCCGATGTGGAGATGATGATCCAGCTCTACAAGCTGCGCACCCGGCAGGCCGACGACTTCCGCGCCCTGGCCAAGGACGCCCGCCGCCGCTCCGCCCCGCAACGGGTCGGCAGTTCCTCCAGGCAGTATGTGGCGCTGGAACGCGCCGCCTCCGAGATCCGCATGGTCTACAACGAGATTCCCGGCTTGCTGCAAACCCAGGAGTTCGCGCACGCGGCGTTGTCTGTGTCGCCGATGCTCCCGGCAGGTGAGGCATTCGGCCATGCCGAGGCACGAGCGCAACGCAGCGAGCGCATCGTGCATCCCGGCGGCCCGGACCTGTGGATCGTGCTCGGTATGGAGGCGCTGTATCGCGAGGTCGGCGGGTCAGAAGTGCTGCGGCGGCAGCTGGAACGGCTTCGCGAGATCGCCGACATGCCGAACGTCCACTTCCGCGTCCTGCCCTGGTCGGCCGGAGCCAGCCCCGCGCTGAGCTGCCCGTTCACCCTGCTCTACGTCAAGCCCGACCGCACCCTCGCCTACGTCGAGTCGCTGACCAGGCCGGACTACATCAAGGCCACCGGACCGCACCTGGTCGCCTTCGATCATGCCTACCGGATCGCCGCTGCCGAGGACGAGTCAAGGGCCATACTGGAGGGGAGGATCGTGGACCTGAGCCAAGGGAGATAGCGATCATGACGATCTCGGCCGCCAACCTGCCCGGAGCACAGTGGCGCAAAAGCAGCAAAAGCAACGGTGGTGGTGGCGCGCAGTGCGTCATGCTCACCTGGTTGCCCAACGGCGGCGCCATCGCCGACAGCAAGAACATGACCGGCCCCGCGCTGCACCTCAGCACGGCCGCCCTGCGCGCCCTGCTCACCAACCCGCCGGAAGTGCCCTGAACGTGGCGATCAGGACGCCCACCGTCGCGAACGGCACTATTGGGACATCTGACGTCGCGAAAGCCACGTTCAGGGCTCCCGGGTGGGGTTAGCGGGGGAGGTGGTGGACGGTGGTCAGGTATTCGTCGGTGATCTGGTGCACGATGCGCTCGGCGGAGATGATCGTGTCCACCAAGCCGGCGGACTGCCCGGCCTCCACCTTGCCGTCGGTGACGTCGCCGTGTACCGCGGCCATCCGGAGTGTGGACTTCTCGAACTCCGCGCGCCGCAGCTCGAGGTCCCGGCCCGCGCCTTCCAGCTCGGCCATGCGGTCGGTGAACTCGTTGGCCACGGCGCGGATCGGGCGCAGGCCGTTGCCGACCATCCTGGTGTCCGCCACCCCGGCGCGCAGCACCGCGTCCTGGTAGGCGGGGTGCACGTTGGCCTCGGTGCTGAGCAGGAAACGGGTGCCGAACTGGGCGGCTCCCGCGCCGAGCGCCAGTGCCGCGGCCAGCCCGTGGCCGTCGGCGAACCCGCCGGAGGCGACGACCGGCAACTCGGGTAGCGCCGCGGTGATCGCCCGCACGATGATCAACGTGGACACCTGGCTCGCGGGCGGGTGCCCGCCCGCCTCCCCTCCGACGACCACCAGACCGTCCACACCGGACGCGGCGGCCTTGACGGCGTGCTCCTCCCCCGCGACCACGTGCAGGCAGACCGTGCCGATGTCCTGAAAGCGCCGCAGGTAGTGCCGCGGCCCGCCCTGGCCCGCGATCAGCACCGGCGGCCGCTTGGCGATCAGCAGGTCGAGCACCTCGCCGAGGTCCTTGCGGTGCAGCGGAAGGTTCACCGCGTAAGGCCGGTCGGTGCCGCGCCGGACCTCGTCGATCGTGTTCGCCAGGTCCGGCAGCCGCATCGGGCCCGCGGCGATGACGCCGAGGCCACCGGCCCGCGACACGGCCAGTGGCAGCGCCGCGGCCGAGGACACCCAGGACATCCCGGCCTGCACCACCGGAAGGTCCACGCCGAGCAACCGGGTCACCGAGGTCTCGAGTCTCATCCGAGTGCACCTTCCCTGAGCAGCCGCTCGGCATGCGCGACGAGTTGCCGCTTCTGTACCTTCGCGCTCGCGGTCATGCCGAACCGCTCGAACCCCTCGACCACGAGCAGGTGCCGGGGGACCTTGAACCCGGCCATCCGGGCCTTCGCCCAGTCCAGCAGCTCCCCGGAGTCGGCAGCCCGGTCCTCGTTGAGCACGACGAACGCGAACGGCACCTCGATCAGCCGCTCGTCCGGCACGCCGACGACCACCGCCTGCCGGATCTTCGGGTGGCCGTGCAGCACGTTCTCCACCTCGGCCGGAGCCACGTTCTCCCCGCCGACCCTGATGATGTCCTTCTCCCTGCCGAGGAACTCCAGCCGCCCGGACTCGTCGAGCAGGCCGATGTCGCCGGTGTGCAGCCACCCGTCCCGATCCAGGGCCTCGGCGGTCTCCGCCGGCATGTCGTAGTAGCCGCGCATCACGTTCCAGCCGCGCACCAGGATCTCGCCCCTGGTCCCGGTAGGACAGTCCATTCCGGTCTCGACATCGCGGATGCGGACGGCGACGCCGGGCTCGGGTCGCATGCGTCCGGCCACCCGGACCTCCTCCGGTTCCCACCACGCCGACTGCGCCACGTTCGGCGATGCCTCGGAAAGACCGTAGCCGACCACGCATTCGGCTGCGCCGAGCTCGTCGATCACCCGCCGGGCGATGGTGGGTGAGGCGGCCAGCCAGGCGCCCCGCAGCACCAGCCTCCGCTCCGGCCGGTCCGGGTGGTTGAGCAGCATCAGCGCGATCGTGTCGTTGCCGGAGAAGTGCGTGCACCGCTCGGTCTCCATCAGCCCCAGCGCATCCCCCGGCTCGAAACGCTCGGCCGCGACCAGGGTCGCCACCTGCTGCAGGCAGCCCAGCACGGACAGGGTGCTGCCCGCGACATGGAAGAACGGGCGCGCGCTGTAGAACCGGTCGCCGGTGCGCAACCCCAGCCTGCCACCGGAGAAGAACGCGTCCGCGCACATCCCGCGGTGGGTGAGCAGGGCGCCTTTCGGGCGCGAGGTCGTGCCGGAGGTGTACTGCAGCAGCAACACGTCCTCGGGGGTACACCGCGGCTGCACCGGTTCCCCACCCGCCGCGAGGAACTCCGCCCACGGCAGCGCACCGTCCGGCACGTCATCGCCGAGCACGACGACCGAGGTCAGCTCGGGTACCGCCGGATCGGGCAGCTCCCGGTCCACCCGCGGGCAGATCTCGCGCAGCATCCCGACGAAGTCGATCTTCAGAAGGCGGTCGGCGAGGAACAGCAGCTTCACCCGCGACTGCCGGAGCACGTAGCCGATCTCCTCGGCGCGCAGCCGGGTGTTGACCCCGACGGTCACCGCGCCGAGCGAGCCGATCGCCAGGAACAGCGCGACCCAGCGGGGACCGTTGCCGAGGCAGACACCGACGTGATCACCGCGTCCGACGCCCGCGGCGGCCAGCGCGGAACGGATCGTGGCGACCTCCGAGGCCAGCTCCGCGTAGCCGACCCGCTCCTGCGGGGTGACCACGGCCTCCAGCTCGGGCGCGATGCCCACGGCGCGGCGCAGCACGTCCTCGGTGGTGAGCGGGCACACCGCGGCCAGCTCGACGGGGTTCTCCATCCGCGTCAGGCCTCCTGATCCTGGTCCGCCGCCTTCCCGGCGATCGTGTCCACCTCGGCACGCGAGCCACCCTCGGCGAGGTTGCGCTCGATCGCGGCCATCTCGATCCGGATCCCCCGGTCAAGGTCGGTCTCGGTGCCCAGGTCCACGGCCTGCTTGGTGAGCGTGATGGCCAGCTCGGGC
Proteins encoded in this region:
- a CDS encoding helix-turn-helix domain-containing protein; translation: MVEEDSTPVIQRLTFGERARQHREAAGIEFGEADRQLGGYSGKLSKIENGIIAAKPADVEMMIQLYKLRTRQADDFRALAKDARRRSAPQRVGSSSRQYVALERAASEIRMVYNEIPGLLQTQEFAHAALSVSPMLPAGEAFGHAEARAQRSERIVHPGGPDLWIVLGMEALYREVGGSEVLRRQLERLREIADMPNVHFRVLPWSAGASPALSCPFTLLYVKPDRTLAYVESLTRPDYIKATGPHLVAFDHAYRIAAAEDESRAILEGRIVDLSQGR
- a CDS encoding DUF397 domain-containing protein, giving the protein MTISAANLPGAQWRKSSKSNGGGGAQCVMLTWLPNGGAIADSKNMTGPALHLSTAALRALLTNPPEVP
- a CDS encoding NAD(P)H-dependent flavin oxidoreductase, whose protein sequence is MRLETSVTRLLGVDLPVVQAGMSWVSSAAALPLAVSRAGGLGVIAAGPMRLPDLANTIDEVRRGTDRPYAVNLPLHRKDLGEVLDLLIAKRPPVLIAGQGGPRHYLRRFQDIGTVCLHVVAGEEHAVKAAASGVDGLVVVGGEAGGHPPASQVSTLIIVRAITAALPELPVVASGGFADGHGLAAALALGAGAAQFGTRFLLSTEANVHPAYQDAVLRAGVADTRMVGNGLRPIRAVANEFTDRMAELEGAGRDLELRRAEFEKSTLRMAAVHGDVTDGKVEAGQSAGLVDTIISAERIVHQITDEYLTTVHHLPR
- a CDS encoding AMP-binding protein, translating into MENPVELAAVCPLTTEDVLRRAVGIAPELEAVVTPQERVGYAELASEVATIRSALAAAGVGRGDHVGVCLGNGPRWVALFLAIGSLGAVTVGVNTRLRAEEIGYVLRQSRVKLLFLADRLLKIDFVGMLREICPRVDRELPDPAVPELTSVVVLGDDVPDGALPWAEFLAAGGEPVQPRCTPEDVLLLQYTSGTTSRPKGALLTHRGMCADAFFSGGRLGLRTGDRFYSARPFFHVAGSTLSVLGCLQQVATLVAAERFEPGDALGLMETERCTHFSGNDTIALMLLNHPDRPERRLVLRGAWLAASPTIARRVIDELGAAECVVGYGLSEASPNVAQSAWWEPEEVRVAGRMRPEPGVAVRIRDVETGMDCPTGTRGEILVRGWNVMRGYYDMPAETAEALDRDGWLHTGDIGLLDESGRLEFLGREKDIIRVGGENVAPAEVENVLHGHPKIRQAVVVGVPDERLIEVPFAFVVLNEDRAADSGELLDWAKARMAGFKVPRHLLVVEGFERFGMTASAKVQKRQLVAHAERLLREGALG